The DNA segment gtcaccgggaagaagccaacggctcttgctacgacgaagccggtggttcggccattacggttttgtatcgttatgGTAAACACGtccagtactgattccaaaaatttctagtggaattaacgaatttcgattctaaagaactcagcatcgcaacgcgaattctgtgccgacggccaacgcgaactcgcggttaatctagttcgtgcaaatccacgaaattagtagaatttcgtggtgaccacgtgttgaatcAACACGTTCTCaaccggttctcaatcgcaagctcaagacctccttacaatctcgaatacttttgaacacatagattgcaaattgtaaattgcaaattgtaaattgtaagcgattgcgtccatacaaatgcaaaagaaataaaaatttacaccgaaagatgtataaggataaatcaaagcacgcctcgcaagcatcccagtttccgccacgcgcgcaaatccggccgtaaataaacaggcttgtatgcactctcgtacagggactttccaacaaccatgccactgggcagcatgcatcgattcagagaaaagaatagagatccatattgggaccttgcaagacaacacaatcggccagcgtcgtcgctccaaacgacaataaacagccgttcaaaacgaacgtcttaccgattaggtaaggaagaagaaacactgtggcccctttctttgaggtaattCTGCACTATtgtaagctgtattcactattcagagctgtaaatgccactttgagcgcagctgtgcagaagaagaacaagaagaagaagaaatagctcgcaatatgtgcgtgacgccccattgcttcaggtaaatctgcaaatatttcgcaagcggtgcgagctatggcaaaatgttaagagaccttttttgtaggaaattaaatctcctactatttatgttgtatgagattttttgatcagatccgtagttttcgagatgtATCGAGATGTTTAAAAgttccgttattactatatcttccttagaaataatgtaatatactgattgcttcgtacagatgaatgtacatttaataataatatcattattactatatgtgcattaggtatgtaatatacatttaataacaatatcattattaccatatctgaattagatatgtaatatacatttaacaacaatatcattattgctatatctgcattggatatgtaatatacatttaataacaatatcattattaccctatctacgttagaaacaatgtattatacttattccctcctacagatcaatgtacatttaataacaatatcattattactatatctgcattagatatgtaatatacatttaacacgTCTAGCGCCACGCCGGTCCCTAGGGACCGGCGCAAAACTCTCCGTTGAGGCCTCGCCGGTCCGTACGGACCGGCGGCAGACTTTTCGTTCGTGTTATCATCGCCCGCGTGTCGGTCCCTCCGTACTTGTGAGACAGAACGTTCATTTTTGGCGGCATCGTTTTTATTTGGTCAATGCTTTAAGGAAAACAATATAATACTTAAAaacattaatgtaatttattgaGACAAGATACTGGGCTACGATATCTATGAAACTGAGGATTTGTTACGCATTCGGGCGTCATTAGGCCTCGCTCTTCGGGTTTTTATCTACTATAAAGGAGAACGGACAATAAGGATATAACCAAAGTATATGTGCAAGTCGATAGGTAAACATACGAAGGAAAGGCCCGGCCGGGTTACGTTACCCGACATCTCTTTATACTCTGGCTCGCCTACCGGCGAGCGGCCCGGCAGGGCCCGGCTGACGGCTAACTGTGACCTGAACGGAACGGCACAAGAATTCGGCGTGGCGCATAAcgtgttaataacaatatcattattactatatctacgttagaaatattgtaatatacagattgcttcgcacagatcaatgtacatttaataacaataccattatcactatatctgcattagatatgtaatatacatttaataacaatatcattcttagtatatctacattagatataacgtaatatactgattcgttaccacagatcagtgtacatttaataacaatatcattattactatatccacattagatataatgaaatctACTGgcaccttcctacagatcaatgtacacttagtacattattactatagtatcattattactatatctgcattcgatatgtaatatacatttaataacaatatcattattactatatctgcattagatatgtaatatacatttcataacaatatcattattactatatctgcatagTAGGCGCAGGAGAGGAGATGACACTGCGGTTCCCATGGCTGCAGGTTGTCTCTCCATCTCGCAGATCAACTTGCAGCACTGCAAAGCGGCCACGGACCTGCTCCGTTGGCGACTTGCGGCGCAGCACACAGATATACATAAATACACGAATATAGCCCTGATACAAGAGCCCTGGTTAATCCAAGGGCAAGTAGGGGCGCTAGATATGAAACAAGGCTCCATCTTCCATGGAGACCTGGAGACTGGACCCAGGGCATGCGTGTACGCGAAAAGAGGACTCGGGGCAACGAAACTGGCAGAATTCTGCACAAGAGACCAAGCAGCAGTCCTACTCCCAGCGGGGGTGGGAGGTAGCAGGGCGAACCTGGTGGTTTGCTCGACTTACCAGCCCTATGACTCTGAGGGGCACCCGCCAACGAGGGAACTCAGAGAGCTGCCGGACTACTGCAAGGTCAACGGGCTGCAACTAGTGATTTGGTGCGACGCAAATGCTCACCATATCGTCTGGGGCAGCAGCAATTATAACAAAAGAGGCGAGGCATTATTAGAATACCTCGCTACCACGGATCTGGAGATTCTAAACAGAGGCTCCAGTCCAACGTTTGTCACCTCCCGGCGACAGGAGGTGCTTGACATCACGCTGGCCTCCGCAAAGGCGGCCCAAGCCATACAAGATTGGCGTGTGGAAGATGAGGCTACGCTATCTGACCACAGGCTAATCACTTTCAAGTTAAAGACGAATGCAGACCTAAGGGCCTCGGAAACATACAGGAACCCCAGGGCCACCTGCTGGCCTCAATACCGTGAGAGCCTAGTGGGAGAGCTCAGGGGGCACTGCGTGATACCGAGGACCACGAAGGGGATCGAGATGGAGGTCGCAAGACTGCAGGCCTCAATCATCGGCTCCTACGAAAGATCATGCCCGTTAAAACAAAGGAGAGAAAGCAAAAGGGTTCCCTGGTGGAACAATGAACTGAATAAGCTCAGAGCCAGGGCGCGGAAGCTTCTGAACAAGGCGATGAAGGCAAATACCGTAGAAGCCTGGGACTCGTATAAAGAGGCCCAGAAGGCCTACAAAAAAACGATCAGAGTATCCAAAAGAAGGACCTGGAAAAACTTCTGCCAAGAAACCGAGGCCCTACCGCTGGTAGCTAGGCTTCGGAAGGTATTTGTGTCCGGGCCTCCACAAAAACCGGAAGGTCTAAAAGTTCCCAATGGAGGAGTCACAGTTAACTCCCTGCAGACGTTGAGCCACCTTGTGGAGACGCACTTCCCAGGCTCGGAACTGATACCGGAGGAACTGTTCCAGAAGGAACAGGCACCTCTCAGGAACAGCGCACGGGACTGGGAACTGGCCGCAAAGGTGGTCACGATAGACAGATTAAGATGGGCTATAAACTCATTTAGTAGGTACAAAAGCCCGGGTGTAGACGGGATTTTCCCGGCTCTTCTTCAGGAAGCCGGAGAGGACCTGTTGAAGCAGCTATGTAAGATATACAGAGCATGCCTAGCACTGGGATATGTACCGCTTCAATGGAGAATAGCCAGGGTGGTCTTCCTGCCTAAGCCAGGCAGAAGTGGCTACGATACGGCGAAATCCTTCAGGCCAATCAGCCTAACATCCTTTCTACTAAAAACTTTAGAAAGGCTGGCTGATAGGCACATCAGAGAGCATGCACTGGCAGAAAGGCCAATACACGCCTCCCAGCATGCGTACCAGTCGGGCAAATCCGTGGAAACGGCGCTCCACCATCTTGTAAGGGAGGTGGAAGAGGACCTATCCCAGGGGGAGTCCGTCGTGAGTATTTTCATAGACATAGAAGGGGCTTTCGACAGCACATCTTTCGATGTGATGAATGAAGCAGCAAGAAGCTTCGGGATTGACGACAGTCTGGTCACCTGGATCGACAATATGCTACGAACCAGGACCATAATAACCTCCTCGGATGGGTCTTCGTTGAGGGCACGCATCGCAAGGGGTTGCCCGCAGGGGGGGAGTCCTGTCTCCCCTGCTGTGGACCCTTGTGGTAGACGGGCTACTCCGCAGGCTCAGCGAGGAAGGTTTTCTGGTGATAGGGTATGCGGATGACATCTGCATATTGGTTAGAAGCAGACACCCGCACTATATAGCGAGAAGACTGCAAGAAGCACTCATACTCGTGCAAAAATGGTGCCTATCCCATAAACTCATGGTAAACCCTATCAAGACGGAGATGGTACTATTCTCGAGGAAAAGACGCTTTGAATTCAAGGCCCCCTCACTGTTCGGGGTGGAGATTAGTCTATCCATCTCAGCGAAATATCTAGGGGTCACCCTAGATATGAAGCTAAATTGGAAACTCCACATCGGAAAGCAGGCACAAAAGGCAATCGCAACTAACTGGGCCTGCAGGAGGATGTTTGGAACTACGTGGGGACTAAAACCAAGAATGGTCAGGTGGATATACACCGCAATCTTGGACCCCAAGTAACATATGCCTCTGTTGTATGGTGGAATGTTGTATGGTGTATGGTTTCCTCTATGAAGAAACAATGCAACAGGAGGCACCTGGAGAAGATCCACCGCCTAGCATTGCTCGGGATGACTGGGGCTTTCCGCACCACACCGACAATGGCACTGGGGGCAGTCATGGACCTGGCACCACCACATATCATGGTGGAAGCAGGAGCCAAGAGCACGGCCGTAAAACTGTTCTTAGCAGGCAAATGGAAGATGGCTTCAACGGGCCACGCGTCTATCCTTAGGGAATTCAGGGAACCAGTAGGGGCCTTAACTCTAGGAGGAGACGCGTGCGACCCGACATACCATTTTAAAAACAGCTTCCGGGTAAACATCCCATTCAAGGAAGCGTGGGAAGTAAACCGGGAGGAACTCCTCACTCCGGGAGGGCTGATCTGGTATACCAACGGCTCCAAAACCAAGACGGGTACCGGAGCAGGAATATGGGGGGAGAGGCCCAGGGCAGAGATAGCAATGTCCCTGGACCCGCACGTATCCATCCTTCAAGCGAAAGTGTTTGCCATATGGGCATGTGCCAAGCTGTGCTTGGAACGGAACTATAGGGACAAGCACATCTACATCTGTAGTGACAGTAAGGCTGCGCTTGGATCCATACGTGCTACGATAGTGCGATCCATGCTGGTACAAGACTGCACGGACATGTTGGAACGGCTGGCTAATAACAACAACCGCGTCAACCTAATCTGGGTACCTGGATATGCAGGTATCCCGGGAAACGAGAAGGCGAATATGCTGGCAAGGGAAGGAGCTAGAAGGCCCAGCCCAGACACAGCATACCGCATAGGTGTCGATAGAGGGACGGCAAAGGAGACGGTGAGGGAGTGGGCGTGTACCCAAACCCACCTGACCTGGAGCAGTACTCAGGGAATGAGACACACTAAGGCCATGTTCAAAGGGCCATCGTCAAGGCTAGGCAAGACTGTGAGTCGCCTAGACAGAAACCAATTGCGTTTGCTCGTGGGGCTCATTACTGGGCACTGGTATACGAGGAAACACTTGATGCACCTAGGAACCGGCAACGAACCAAGGTGCCCTAGATGTGGAGAGGAGGACGAGACTCCCATCCACCTGATATGGCGTTGTTGAGGACTGGAGGCCCTAAGGCGATCTTGTTTTAGGGCTGTCACACTTGACAACGCACGTATGGAGGACATTGGAGTGGGAAGGCTTCTGGGCTTTGCCAAAGAGGCCGGCCTACACAATACACCTCAACCTTAGTACTGCCCACAGGGGCTCGGGCACAATGGTCCCGGGAGGACTGAGTGCCCGGAAACAGcgcagtaataataataactacatctgcattagatatgtaatatacatttaataacaatatcgttattagtatatctacattagatgtaatggaatatactggttcgttactacagatcagtgtacatttaataacaatatcatttttactatatctgcatcagatatgtaaggcacatttaattcattattactaaatctacattagatataatgtaatatactgattcgttactacagatcaatgtacatttaataacaatatcattattactatacccccattagatataatgtaatatattgataccttcctacagatcaatgt comes from the Osmia bicornis bicornis unplaced genomic scaffold, iOsmBic2.1, whole genome shotgun sequence genome and includes:
- the LOC123988667 gene encoding uncharacterized protein LOC123988667, yielding MTGAFRTTPTMALGAVMDLAPPHIMVEAGAKSTAVKLFLAGKWKMASTGHASILREFREPVGALTLGGDACDPTYHFKNSFRVNIPFKEAWEVNREELLTPGGLIWYTNGSKTKTGTGAGIWGERPRAEIAMSLDPHVSILQAKVFAIWACAKLCLERNYRDKHIYICSDSKAALGSIRATIVRSMLVQDCTDMLERLANNNNRVNLIWVPGYAGIPGNEKANMLAREGARRPSPDTAYRIGVDRGTAKETVREWACTQTHLTWSSTQGMRHTKAMFKGPSSRLGKTVSRLDRNQLRLLVGLITGHWYTRKHLMHLGTGNEPRCPRCGEEDETPIHLIWRC